In Neofelis nebulosa isolate mNeoNeb1 chromosome 10, mNeoNeb1.pri, whole genome shotgun sequence, one DNA window encodes the following:
- the LOC131486959 gene encoding small ribosomal subunit protein uS10-like, whose product EWSSGWPTPAPDSSLFNLAEEHTFKDPGKIPGEPEVVIHQIRMTLTSCNVQSLETVRADLLRGAKEKNLVVKGPVRMPTKTLRITTRKTLRGEGSKTWDCFQVRSCRRLIDLYSPSEIVPQITSIGLEPGVEVEVTSADA is encoded by the coding sequence GAGTGGAGCTCTGGATGGCCCACTCCAGCTCCTGATTCATCACTGTTCAATCTGGCCGAGGAACACACTTTTAAAGACCCTGGGAAGATACCCGGGGAACCTGAGGTGGTGATTCACCAAATTAGAATGACTCTAACCAGCTGCAACGTGCAATCATTGGAGACGGTACGTGCTGACCTGCTCAGAGGCGCAAAGGAAAAGAATCTTGTCGTGAAAGGACCAGTTCGGATGCCTACCAAGACTCTGAGAATCACTACAAGAAAAACTCTTCGTGGTGAAGGTTCTAAGACTTGGGATTGTTTTCAGGTGAGGAGCTGCAGGCGACTCATTGATTTGTACAGTCCTTCTGAGATTGTTCCGCAGATTACTTCCATCGGTCTCGAGCCAGGAGTCGAGGTTGAAGTCACCAGTGCTGACGCTTAA